One region of Malania oleifera isolate guangnan ecotype guangnan chromosome 6, ASM2987363v1, whole genome shotgun sequence genomic DNA includes:
- the LOC131157732 gene encoding uncharacterized protein LOC131157732 translates to MLTVFAVQPPANHRGRPHPIPTLINSKSTPSIPNNSPATPLHFPKSHTRPSPATASGMATSRSKQDERAGAEIVRGAEECYRHSVELLEELGFPRGVLPLRNLEECGRVRETGFVWMKQTAPYEHFFEGTKTRVSYAVEVTGYVERLRMKRMTGVKSKQVMLWVPITEMSVEEPARRRIHFKTPVGLGRAFPVTAFMTEEEKKKYLETANE, encoded by the coding sequence ATGCTAACTGTCTTTGCAGTTCAACCGCCCGCGAACCACCGCGGCCGGCCGCACCCGATCCCCACTCTTATAAATAGCAAATCCACGCCTAGTATTCCCAACAATTCTCCAGCCACCCCTCTCCATTTCCCAAAATCCCATACGCGTCCCTCGCCTGCGACCGCCTCCGGAATGGCCACTTCCAGGTCGAAGCAAGACGAGCGCGCGGGAGCGGAGATAGTGCGCGGGGCGGAGGAGTGTTACCGCCACTCCGTGGAGCTGCTGGAGGAGCTGGGGTTCCCGAGGGGAGTGCTGCCGCTGAGGAATCTGGAGGAGTGCGGGAGAGTGCGGGAGACGGGGTTCGTGTGGATGAAGCAAACGGCGCCGTACGAGCACTTCTTCGAGGGGACGAAGACGCGGGTGAGCTACGCGGTGGAGGTGACGGGGTACGTGGAGAGGTTGAGGATGAAGAGGATGACGGGGGTGAAGAGCAAGCAGGTGATGCTGTGGGTCCCCATCACGGAGATGAGCGTGGAGGAGCCGGCGCGCCGCCGGATCCACTTCAAGACGCCTGTGGGCCTGGGGCGGGCGTTCCCGGTCACGGCGTTCATGacggaggaggagaagaagaagtaCCTGGAGACGGCCAACGAGTGA